From Echeneis naucrates chromosome 7, fEcheNa1.1, whole genome shotgun sequence, one genomic window encodes:
- the zgpat gene encoding zinc finger CCCH-type with G patch domain-containing protein isoform X1, with translation MDEESLEAAIGTYGAQLQQVEAALSAVLDPSQQSDLLKLKEDLCQLIELTESSLMSVKKSRLLSSLEETNGLQTAATNGLDADFTAFYSELGECSGSSSDTRDWAKEGDSKVEEVEEEEEEDALSGTRVRAPYRTTWGTLEYHNAMVVGAEPPNGDEAQVRVLYVYPTQKSMKPCPFYLENKCRFLDNCRFSHGEVVYVSELREFAECDLSKLEEGSSCLALHKDGIWYPAKIQVEIDSGFYTVKFDSLLMKDAVVEADCVIPPLREDDPLSSDSDLDDTEDGDNIAYAKVMTSVIESTVMLDTTNFGGWEAHTRGIGSKLMLKMGYEYGKGLGKMQEGRVEPVMAVVLPKGRSLDQCAEFTQRRTKSKAASDGTLAGRPKKCRSPRGATGGRHTLFDFLNHKLGGNSTSLAEGGTAAPSAVTGVEAYRGGGSTKRSLNVKLFQAAQRVSQTEREIQKLTESLSRQTGRGTSTVKQLEEKLLEARRLLAQHKAQELSIQRQHKKADTHKKMTEF, from the exons ATGGATGAAGAATCCCTTGAGGCAGCGATTGGCACCTACGGCGCCCAGTTACAGCAGGTGGAGGCAGCTCTATCAGCTGTTCTGGATCCCTCCCAGCAGTCAGACCTACTCAAACTAAAAGAAGATCTTTGTCAGCTGATAGAACTCACTGAGTCCAGTCTGATGTCTGTCAAAAAGAGTCGGCTTCTCTCCAGCCTGGAGGAGACCAATGGGCTGCAGACTGCGGCAACAAATGGTTTGGACGCTGACTTTACTGCATTTTACTCTGAATTGGGAGAGTGTTCAGGTAGCAGCTCTGATACAAGGGACTGGGCCAAAGAGGGGGACAGTAAAGTAGAGGAGgttgaagaggaagaagaggaagatgcaCTCAGTGGTACCAGAGTCCGAGCACCATACCGTACAACTTGGGGAACACTTGAGTATCACAATGCCATGGTGGTTGGTGCAGAACCGCCCAATGGAGATGAAGCACAAGTTAGAGTGCTCTACGTCTACCCCACCCAGAAGTCTATGAAACCTTGTCCATTTTATCTAGAGAATAAATGTCGCTTCCTGGATAATTGCAG ATTTTCTCACGGTGAAGTGGTATAcgtgtcagagctcagagagtTTGCGGAGTGTGACCTCAGTAAACTTGAAGAAGGTTCCTCCTGCTTGGCTCTACACAAGGATGGTATCTGGTACCCAGCAAAAATCCAAG TAGAAATAGACAGTGGATTCTACACTGTGAAATTTGACTCACTGCTAATGAAAGATGCTGTGGTTGAGGCTGACTGTGTTATCCCGCCTTTGAGAGAGGATGACCCTCTCTCCTCTGACTCTGACCTGGATGACACTGAAGATGGAGATAATATAGCATATGCAAAAG TTATGACCAGTGTTATAGAATCCACAGTTATGTTAGATACAACAAACTTTGGTGGCTGGGAGGCGCATACCAGAGGCATTGGCTCAAAGCTTATGCTTAAAATGGGCTATGAATATGGGAAAG GCTTAGGAAAGATGCAGGAGGGTCGAGTGGAGCCAGTCATGGCAGTGGTCCTACCCAAGGGTAGGTCCCTGGACCAGTGTGCTGAGTTCACACAGAGACGCACCAAGAGCAAGGCTGCAAGTGATGGCACACTGGCAGGTCGCCCAAAGAAATGCAGATCTCCTCGGGGTGCCACGGGAGGGCGCCACACTCTCTTTGACTTTCTCAACCACAAGCTGGGAGGCAATAGTACCAGCCTGGCTGAGGGGGGTACTGCTGCACCTTCAGCAGTGACTGGAGTGGAGGCTTACAGGGGAGGGGGCAGCACAAAGAGGAGTCTTAATGTGAAGCTGTTCCAGGCTGCCCAGCGAGTGTcccagacagagagggagatcCAGAAACTGACTGAGTCACTcagcagacaaacaggcag GGGCACATCCACAGTGAAGCAGCTGGAAGAGAAGCTGTTGGAGGCCCGCCGGCTACTGGCTCAGCATAAAGCCCAGGAACTGTCCATCCAGAGACAGCACAagaaggcagacacacacaagaagatGACTGAATTCTAA
- the zgpat gene encoding zinc finger CCCH-type with G patch domain-containing protein isoform X2 codes for MDEESLEAAIGTYGAQLQQVEAALSAVLDPSQQSDLLKLKEDLCQLIELTESSLMSVKKSRLLSSLEETNGLQTAATNGLDADFTAFYSELGECSGSSSDTRDWAKEGDSKVEEVEEEEEEDALSGTRVRAPYRTTWGTLEYHNAMVVGAEPPNGDEAQVRVLYVYPTQKSMKPCPFYLENKCRFLDNCRFSHGEVVYVSELREFAECDLSKLEEGSSCLALHKDGIWYPAKIQEIDSGFYTVKFDSLLMKDAVVEADCVIPPLREDDPLSSDSDLDDTEDGDNIAYAKVMTSVIESTVMLDTTNFGGWEAHTRGIGSKLMLKMGYEYGKGLGKMQEGRVEPVMAVVLPKGRSLDQCAEFTQRRTKSKAASDGTLAGRPKKCRSPRGATGGRHTLFDFLNHKLGGNSTSLAEGGTAAPSAVTGVEAYRGGGSTKRSLNVKLFQAAQRVSQTEREIQKLTESLSRQTGRGTSTVKQLEEKLLEARRLLAQHKAQELSIQRQHKKADTHKKMTEF; via the exons ATGGATGAAGAATCCCTTGAGGCAGCGATTGGCACCTACGGCGCCCAGTTACAGCAGGTGGAGGCAGCTCTATCAGCTGTTCTGGATCCCTCCCAGCAGTCAGACCTACTCAAACTAAAAGAAGATCTTTGTCAGCTGATAGAACTCACTGAGTCCAGTCTGATGTCTGTCAAAAAGAGTCGGCTTCTCTCCAGCCTGGAGGAGACCAATGGGCTGCAGACTGCGGCAACAAATGGTTTGGACGCTGACTTTACTGCATTTTACTCTGAATTGGGAGAGTGTTCAGGTAGCAGCTCTGATACAAGGGACTGGGCCAAAGAGGGGGACAGTAAAGTAGAGGAGgttgaagaggaagaagaggaagatgcaCTCAGTGGTACCAGAGTCCGAGCACCATACCGTACAACTTGGGGAACACTTGAGTATCACAATGCCATGGTGGTTGGTGCAGAACCGCCCAATGGAGATGAAGCACAAGTTAGAGTGCTCTACGTCTACCCCACCCAGAAGTCTATGAAACCTTGTCCATTTTATCTAGAGAATAAATGTCGCTTCCTGGATAATTGCAG ATTTTCTCACGGTGAAGTGGTATAcgtgtcagagctcagagagtTTGCGGAGTGTGACCTCAGTAAACTTGAAGAAGGTTCCTCCTGCTTGGCTCTACACAAGGATGGTATCTGGTACCCAGCAAAAATCCAAG AAATAGACAGTGGATTCTACACTGTGAAATTTGACTCACTGCTAATGAAAGATGCTGTGGTTGAGGCTGACTGTGTTATCCCGCCTTTGAGAGAGGATGACCCTCTCTCCTCTGACTCTGACCTGGATGACACTGAAGATGGAGATAATATAGCATATGCAAAAG TTATGACCAGTGTTATAGAATCCACAGTTATGTTAGATACAACAAACTTTGGTGGCTGGGAGGCGCATACCAGAGGCATTGGCTCAAAGCTTATGCTTAAAATGGGCTATGAATATGGGAAAG GCTTAGGAAAGATGCAGGAGGGTCGAGTGGAGCCAGTCATGGCAGTGGTCCTACCCAAGGGTAGGTCCCTGGACCAGTGTGCTGAGTTCACACAGAGACGCACCAAGAGCAAGGCTGCAAGTGATGGCACACTGGCAGGTCGCCCAAAGAAATGCAGATCTCCTCGGGGTGCCACGGGAGGGCGCCACACTCTCTTTGACTTTCTCAACCACAAGCTGGGAGGCAATAGTACCAGCCTGGCTGAGGGGGGTACTGCTGCACCTTCAGCAGTGACTGGAGTGGAGGCTTACAGGGGAGGGGGCAGCACAAAGAGGAGTCTTAATGTGAAGCTGTTCCAGGCTGCCCAGCGAGTGTcccagacagagagggagatcCAGAAACTGACTGAGTCACTcagcagacaaacaggcag GGGCACATCCACAGTGAAGCAGCTGGAAGAGAAGCTGTTGGAGGCCCGCCGGCTACTGGCTCAGCATAAAGCCCAGGAACTGTCCATCCAGAGACAGCACAagaaggcagacacacacaagaagatGACTGAATTCTAA
- the tti1 gene encoding TELO2-interacting protein 1 homolog, whose amino-acid sequence MALIMGQISDPKVAFAYLRPACVLLTQEPSVANVEALRNQLKEVNDATLQQLQEYALFPLRFVLKVPGCKEDKLVQAVVETMSHVLENTCVQRLETLHDLLSELCLTLCSPTDPGKPADTSEELKLAVLRCLDALLHAAYGDIVFRLFEPIMLPELGAAISLLLALGEKEKSRNIQTAALKCLLALSLQCDCNRVHVAQSLEEQHIVGSTLASFLPGITTAVARIITGDLRQGHTVIVSAMKVWSRTVGLVMEDAQLRAIEPRKALSPELGRVTELVVRRTPDWLKRTAGKLSKLLKKIISCSSASQHWRVRLAMVELADHLLARCSQSLGECMGLLMEALVGAVNDEEPRVRERCEVVLRDVSQSYQSCISSSHTFTDVLSENLHSMATSLPRLMRTSDDYKKLFVLNVFLGYLKVLGPLVSLVLNSSAHLERISKALMQVLELDVMDLCIVEERRPSSSNETSSTSPDSFTPHTQRKHFLYFNDDKIFSVLMRICWTLGYYGNIFLLTDHFVDLYRQSSVYRKQAAMVLNEIIRGAAGIGVVPGSQGLEVQGFERSATKEDLKAVVVSVMEEYTSLNNWHLMTVIKEIDKERQEQQLLTPSSLLSISNSDSSSVNANSFSVIHSSLCTLSPSSTTSTLHQLNSNIWQLCIQLEGISCFSQALKRDFRPLLMTSLYPVLEKAGEDTLLVSQSALGSMWNISQACGYISLKEMINDNSDYLLNDISLNLQRLSQHPQTPRVLIVMLTHCDCSLLPLVGDIVQDVLMALDLSYDYTAALFCSVLHALMKALLRWFPSSCNRTSESSTKQSSSDQEVLNIHQSLLDYRQQKELAEGIGIEEDDTEELDIPSPTECEDVKGISDPDVKAELPSHLSITKNVAERCIHLLSSPSLRLRIKVLDVMELCVCVLSEEENELLPMVHRFWPTLLQRLTTDDPVAVLRAFRVLCTLVGTCGDFLRRRVSKDVLPKLSSLLRRQAKISAKAGPIYSHTVAYKLQLAVLQGLGSLCQRLDLGESDLDSVCEACLPYLSCRQPIHLQEACLSVFRHLIQVDLDALWFTLNELHCPLSYIPPHPDLTPVHLSGMARPRDEYSDNVLKLLREEFGSVDNH is encoded by the exons ATGGCCCTCATCATGGGTCAGATCAGTGACCCAAAGGTCGCTTTTGCCTACCTGCGTCCAGCCTGTGTCCTGCTGACCCAAGAGCCCTCTGTAGCTAATGTGGAGGCACTGAGGAACCAGTTGAAGGAAGTCAATGATGcaacactgcagcagcttcaagAGTATGCTCTTTTCCCTCTTCGTTTTGTTCTCAAAGTCCCTGGATGCAAGGAGGACAAATTAGTGCAGGCTGTTGTCGAGACCATGAGCCACGTCCTGGAGAACACTTGTGTCCAAAGGTTGGAGACACTCCATGACCTCCTCTCAGAACTTTGCCTCACCCTCTGCTCTCCAACTGATCCTGGGAAACCTGCAGACACATCAGAGGAGCTCAAATTAGCTGTGCTGAGATGCCTAGATGCCCTGCTTCATGCTGCTTATGGTGACATAGTCTTCAGACTCTTTGAACCAATCATGCTGCCAGAACTAGGAGCCGCCATATCACTGCTGCTGGCtttaggagaaaaagagaaatctcGCAATATACAAACAGCAGCACTAAAATGCCTCCTGGCTTTGTCACTGCAATGTGACTGCAATCGAGTGCATGTGGCACAATCGTTAGAGGAACAGCATATTGTAGGCAGCACCTTGGCATCATTCCTACCTGGCATCACTACTGCTGTAGCCAGGATCATTACAGGAGATCTGAGACAAGGCCACACAGTCATAGTCAGCGCCATGAAG GTTTGGTCCAGGACTGTTGGCCTTGTCATGGAAGATGCCCAGCTTCGGGCCATTGAGCCCAGGAAGGCTCTCTCACCAGAATTGGGAAGGGTCACAGAGCTAGTGGTCCGTCGGACACCAGACTGGCTAAAGAGAACAGCGGGGAAACTGTCAAAGCTGTTGAAGAAGAtcatttcctgcagctctgcatccCAGCACTGGAGAGTTCGGCTGGCAATGGTGGAGTTGGCTGACCATCTGCTGGCCAGGTGTAGTCAGTCACTGGGAGAGTGCATGGGGCTGTTAATGGAGGCGCTTGTGGGAGCAGTCAATGATGAGGAGCCCAGAGTCAGagagag GTGTGAGGTTGTTCTTAGAGATGTATCACAAAGTTATCAGAGCTGCATCAGTAGCTCTCACACCTTCACTGACGTGCTTTCAGAGAATCTCCACTCAATGGCCACCTCTCTGCCCAGACTGATGAGGACCTCTGATGACTACAAGAAATTGTTTGTCCTCAATGTGTTTCTCGGTTACTTAAAAGTCCTGGGACCACTCGTCTCTTTGGTTCTAAACTCGTCTGCACATCTGGAGAGGATTTCCAAGGCCTTGATGCAG GTGCTGGAGCTGGATGTAATGGATCTTTGCATTGTAGAAGAAAGAAGGCCCAGCTCTTCAAATGAGACAAGTTCAACCTCTCCTGATTCtttcacaccacacacacagaggaagcatTTTCTCTACTTCAATGATGACAAGATCTTCTCTGTGCTGATGAGGATCTGTTGGACATTAG GTTACTATGGCAACATTTTCCTGCTTACCGATCATTTTGTGGACTTGTACCGCCAGTCTTCAGTGTACAGGAAACAAGCTGCCATGGTGCTTAACGAGATCATCCGGGGTGCTGCTGGCATCGGCGTGGTGCCAGGGAGTCAGGGTTTGGAGGTTCAAGGTTTTGAGCGTTCTGCCACCAAGGAAGATCTTAAAGCAGTAGTGGTGTCTGTCATGGAAGAATACACCAGTCTAAACAACTGGCACTTGATGACTGTCATTAAGGAGATTGATAAAGAAAGACAGgagcagcag ctgctcACCCCTTCCAGTCTCCTCTCCATATCCAACAGTGATAGCAGCAGCGTTAATGCAAACTCCTTCTCGGTGATTCATTCGTCACTTTGCACCCTGTCTCCCTCTTCCACAACTTCCACTCTCCACCAGCTCAACAGCAACATTTGGCAGCTGTGCATCCAGCTTGAGGGCATCTCCTGCTTTTCTCAGGCTCTGAAGAGAGACTTTCGTCCCCTGTTGATGACATCGCTGTACCCCGTGCTAGAGAAAGCTGGGGAGGATACATTACTGGTCAGCCAGTCAGCACTGGGCTCCATGTGGAACATCAGTCAAGCCTGTGGTTACATCTCACTGAAGGAGATGATCAATGATAACTCTGACTATCTGCTTAATGACATCTCCCTCAACCTGCAGAGGCTCAGCCAGCATCCACAG ACTCCACGGGTGTTGATAGTAATGCTGACACACTGTGACTGCAGCCTGCTACCTCTGGTCGGGGACATCGTCCAGGATGTGCTGATGGCTCTGGATCTCAGCTACGATTACACAGCTGCACTTTTCTGTTCTGTGCTCCATGCGCTGATGAAGGCACTGT TGAGGTGGTTTCCCTCCAGTTGTAACAGGACCAGTGAGTCGAGTACAAAGCAAAGTTCCTCTGACCAGGAAGTCCTCAACATCCACCAGTCCCTGCTGGATTATCGTCAACAGAAAGAGCTGGCAGAGGGAATTGGGATAGAAGAGGATGACACAGAAGAGCTTG ACATCCCTTCTCCCACAGAGTGTGAGGATGTTAAAGGTATCAGTGATCCTGATGTGAAGGCAGAGCTTCCTTCCCACCTCAGCATCACTAAAAATGTGGCAGAACGCTGCATTCATCTGCTGTCCAGTCCCAGCCTCAGGCTCCGAATCAAG GTGTTGGATGTGAtggagctttgtgtgtgtgtgctgagtgaGGAGGAAAATGAACTGCTGCCTATGGTCCACCGCTTTTGGCCTACCCTCCTACAGAGACTGACAACTGATGACCCAGTCGCAGTCCTCAGAGCCTTCAGG GTGCTGTGTACGCTGGTTGGCACGTGTGGTGACTTCCTGAGGAGAAGGGTTTCTAAAGATGTCCTCCCCAAGCTGAGCTCCTTGCTAAGGCGACAGGCTAAGATCAGTGCAAAGGCCGGACCCATCTATTCCCACACTGTGGCCTACAAGCTGCAACTGGCTGTATTGCAGGGGCTGGGCTCACTGTGCCAGAGGTTGGACCTGG GTGAATCTGATCTGGATTCTGTATGTGAAGCCTGCCTGCCTTACCTGAGCTGCAGACAACCTATCCACCTGCAAGAGGCCTGCCTCAG CGTCTTCCGACACCTGATCCAGGTGGACCTGGATGCCCTCTGGTTCACTCTGAATGAACTGCACTGCCCATTGTCCTACATCCCGCCTCACCCTGACCTCACACCTGTGCACCTGAGTGGGATGGCCAGACCCAGAGACGAATACTCGGACAACGTGCTGAAACTTCTGAGAGAGGAGTTTGGCTCAGTTGACAACCACTAA